Proteins found in one Candidatus Thermoplasmatota archaeon genomic segment:
- a CDS encoding DNA polymerase II large subunit, whose amino-acid sequence MGGDQSIDVAVSPNMQEYFNSLQKDIDLCYSIASEARKKGLDPEYNVEIPQALDLASRVEQLVGPKGIAPKIRAATKKLCDRELVSLEIAREIASGKTYKFNKIEDAIDQAIRTGLAILTEGVLVAPLEGIAEVRLGKNNDGTDYVDLYFSGPIRSAGGTGQAMSVLIADIVRRELGIDRFKPTPGEIERYKEEIPLYKRVQHLQYLPTVDEIDKIVRECPICINGEGTEDEEVTGYRDLPRVETNRLRGGACLVIAEGLCLKAPKIMKHVKKLKLKGWDFLEIFVTKENKDDKKKEQLPEITPSSKYIGEVIAGRPVFSHPSRKGGFRLRYGRARTAGLASTAINPASMYLLDSFIAVGTQLKTERPGKGTIGTPCTEIEGPIVLLQNGDLVQINNAEDVKKYDVQKIIDLGEILIPFGEFLENNSLLPNSSYVYEWWIQDLQKAANLLPKDYTFNSVKEADEKTIKKVSEDFGRNIDLKNLSSTDAFKISEKYNIPLHPSYNLFWHDITTKELACLSKFILEQGKITEDKILVLPKDQEIKRILIELGVLHKQREGVLNIDRYAYPLIRCCGLEVKENKIVETQRLTILNNIKDDEKTIDVVSKLAGVTIRERSPYRIGTRMGRPEKAAPRKMRPPPHTLFPLGNYGGNQRLIRTAAEKGIIEVEAGVRLCPKCGKKTHKITCTCGGHTECKNGKVELQQININEELVIAQENIDERNLPDTIKGVIGTISKHKTPEPLEKGILRAKHDVSVFKDGTIRFDMTDAPLTHFKPKEAHISVEKLKKLGYTKDYLGNPLEHDDQICELKVQDVIISKSCAEYFAQVSRFIDDLLVKFYKLPRFYKIKNLEDLTGHLVVGLAPHTSAGALARIIGFTDSQVCFAHPFYHAAKRRNCDGDEDGLMLLMDALLNFSHSYIPDKRGGRMDLPLILTTRIDPTEVDKEAHNIDTLARYPLDFYEATLRHENPKNLESIMGLVSSRLRTELQYEKFYFTHDTNNISEGPSASAYKTLKTMMDKMNAQLSLAAKIRAVDTPDVAYKVIERHFLPDILGNLRAFSKQSVRCPLCNTIYRRIPLQGVCIKCGGKLTLTVHEKSVKKYLEISKNIAERYNLPSYACQRIKLVEKSIDSLFISDKIRTTKLSDFF is encoded by the coding sequence ATGGGTGGGGACCAATCCATCGATGTCGCAGTTAGCCCAAACATGCAAGAGTATTTCAACTCTCTACAGAAAGACATCGACTTATGCTATTCTATCGCTAGTGAGGCACGTAAAAAAGGTTTAGACCCAGAATACAATGTTGAGATACCACAAGCCTTGGACCTTGCATCAAGGGTAGAGCAACTAGTTGGACCAAAAGGTATAGCACCAAAAATAAGAGCCGCTACAAAAAAACTATGTGACAGAGAACTAGTCTCACTTGAAATAGCTCGGGAGATAGCATCTGGTAAAACATACAAATTCAACAAAATAGAGGATGCAATAGACCAAGCCATACGGACTGGATTAGCGATACTAACAGAGGGTGTACTTGTTGCACCATTAGAGGGCATAGCTGAGGTGAGACTAGGTAAAAACAACGATGGTACAGACTATGTTGACCTATATTTCTCAGGACCAATTAGGAGCGCTGGTGGTACAGGCCAGGCTATGAGCGTCCTTATAGCAGACATAGTCCGAAGAGAACTCGGCATAGACCGGTTCAAACCAACACCAGGTGAAATAGAGCGATACAAAGAAGAAATACCTCTTTACAAAAGAGTACAACACCTACAGTATCTACCAACAGTTGATGAGATAGACAAAATAGTGAGAGAATGCCCGATATGCATAAATGGAGAGGGAACCGAAGACGAAGAAGTAACAGGATACAGGGATTTACCACGTGTAGAAACCAACCGACTTAGAGGTGGCGCATGTCTTGTAATAGCAGAAGGACTTTGCCTAAAAGCACCCAAGATAATGAAACATGTTAAAAAACTGAAACTAAAAGGATGGGATTTCTTAGAAATATTTGTAACAAAAGAAAACAAGGACGACAAAAAAAAGGAACAACTACCTGAGATAACACCCTCATCGAAATACATAGGGGAGGTTATAGCTGGTAGACCAGTATTCTCACATCCATCAAGAAAAGGTGGTTTCAGATTAAGATATGGTAGGGCGAGAACCGCTGGCCTAGCTTCAACAGCGATAAACCCAGCATCAATGTACTTGCTTGATAGTTTCATAGCGGTTGGGACACAACTAAAGACAGAGCGACCAGGAAAAGGAACAATAGGGACACCATGCACAGAAATCGAAGGACCAATAGTGTTACTACAAAACGGGGACCTAGTTCAGATAAACAATGCTGAGGACGTAAAAAAATATGATGTACAAAAAATAATAGACCTCGGGGAAATACTAATACCATTTGGTGAGTTCCTTGAAAACAACTCATTGTTACCAAACTCGAGCTACGTATACGAATGGTGGATCCAGGACTTACAAAAAGCAGCTAACCTTTTACCAAAAGACTATACGTTTAACAGCGTGAAAGAGGCTGATGAAAAAACCATAAAAAAAGTTTCAGAAGACTTTGGGAGAAACATTGACCTCAAAAACCTGTCATCAACTGATGCTTTCAAAATATCAGAAAAATACAACATCCCATTACATCCATCTTACAACCTTTTCTGGCATGACATAACAACAAAAGAACTAGCATGTCTATCAAAATTTATTCTAGAACAAGGAAAAATAACAGAAGACAAAATATTGGTTTTACCAAAAGACCAAGAAATCAAAAGGATACTAATCGAACTCGGCGTTTTACATAAACAAAGGGAAGGTGTACTAAACATAGACAGGTACGCTTATCCTCTTATCAGATGCTGCGGCTTAGAAGTTAAAGAAAACAAAATCGTTGAAACACAAAGACTCACAATTTTAAACAACATAAAAGATGACGAAAAAACCATCGACGTAGTCTCAAAACTCGCTGGTGTCACAATAAGAGAACGATCACCATACCGCATTGGAACAAGAATGGGGAGACCAGAAAAAGCTGCACCAAGAAAAATGAGGCCGCCACCACACACACTATTCCCACTTGGAAACTATGGTGGAAACCAGCGTCTAATAAGAACAGCAGCAGAAAAAGGCATCATAGAAGTAGAAGCAGGCGTTAGATTATGCCCAAAATGCGGTAAAAAAACCCATAAAATAACATGCACATGCGGTGGACACACAGAATGCAAAAACGGTAAAGTAGAGCTGCAACAAATAAACATAAACGAAGAGCTAGTTATAGCTCAAGAAAACATAGACGAAAGAAACCTACCAGACACAATAAAAGGTGTCATAGGCACAATATCAAAACACAAAACACCAGAGCCACTAGAAAAAGGTATACTAAGAGCAAAACACGACGTATCAGTTTTCAAAGATGGGACGATACGTTTTGATATGACAGATGCACCATTAACACATTTTAAACCAAAAGAAGCACATATCTCAGTAGAAAAACTGAAAAAACTTGGTTATACAAAAGACTACCTAGGCAACCCACTCGAGCATGATGATCAAATCTGTGAGCTCAAAGTACAGGACGTAATAATCTCAAAATCATGCGCAGAATATTTCGCACAGGTTTCAAGGTTCATAGATGATCTACTCGTTAAATTCTACAAACTCCCACGTTTCTACAAAATAAAAAACCTTGAGGATTTAACAGGTCATCTCGTTGTTGGTTTAGCACCGCATACATCTGCTGGTGCGTTAGCAAGGATAATAGGTTTCACTGATTCTCAGGTATGCTTTGCACACCCGTTTTACCATGCAGCAAAGAGAAGAAACTGCGATGGTGACGAGGATGGGCTTATGCTTTTGATGGATGCATTGTTGAACTTCTCCCATTCATATATCCCAGATAAACGCGGCGGTAGAATGGATTTACCTCTGATACTCACAACACGTATTGATCCAACTGAGGTTGATAAAGAAGCTCACAACATTGACACATTAGCTAGATACCCACTCGATTTTTATGAAGCAACACTACGTCATGAGAACCCGAAAAATTTAGAGTCAATTATGGGTTTGGTTTCATCAAGACTTAGGACTGAGTTGCAGTACGAAAAATTTTATTTCACACATGATACAAACAACATATCTGAGGGGCCGTCTGCATCTGCTTACAAGACTTTGAAGACTATGATGGATAAGATGAATGCCCAGCTTAGCCTAGCAGCAAAAATAAGGGCTGTTGACACGCCTGATGTTGCCTATAAGGTTATAGAACGACATTTTTTGCCGGATATACTTGGTAACCTCAGAGCTTTTAGTAAACAGTCTGTGAGATGCCCGCTTTGTAACACTATTTATCGTAGGATTCCTCTGCAGGGTGTTTGTATAAAATGTGGTGGTAAACTTACTCTCACGGTTCATGAGAAATCTGTTAAAAAGTATCTTGAGATTTCGAAGAATATTGCTGAGCGTTATAATCTCCCCTCTTATGCTTGTCAGAGGATAAAACTGGTAGAGAAATCTATTGACTCGCTTTTTATTAGTGATAAGATTAGGACAACTAAGCTGAGTGACTTCTTCTAG
- a CDS encoding minichromosome maintenance protein MCM translates to MVQLLKDESLVSTWENFFEENSRSDIETVALSYPDKRSLFVNYWDIDRYDSKLSEMIINQPYKAIFNAEEALKNIDVAVENKLKLHFRVFDLPDTHKILIRKIRSHHLGKYAAVEGLVKKVTEVRPKLQVAAFQCQKCGAILRVEQEEDILKEPSECYEDQGGCGRVSSFKLMTSLSTFIDSQKIEVQENPEGLRGGAQPERISVYLEDDLVGEIAPGDRIIVNGILHSMQRRHGTYRLTSFDKIMDARSIERQELAFEEVEVTEEDEKEIIRVSKDPAIYEKMRQSMAPTIYGMDTEKEALVLQLFGGLSKKMPDGTYIRGDIHTLLVGDPGTAKSQLLSYMSKLAPRSIYASGKASSAAGLTAAAVRDEFGEGQWTLEAGALVLADMGIACIDEIDKMDESDRSALHQAMEQQEISVAKAGINATLKSRCALLAAANPKLGRFDEYMPIHEQINMPPALLSRFDLIFSIIDKPNKKFDTDLATHVLRTHKAGEVSENIAKSKKSKYTKKEQENLMENVMPIFEPDFLRKYVAYAKRNVYPVMNDEAFEILKNYYVDLRSSSEDSVPFTPRQLEAFVRLAEASARVRLSEEITVDDARRAISIIDKYLRRVGLDRETGKFDIDIIATGISHSQHERMRTLMDIIQKLCNESKDGNAARGDIIREAEIIGIESTKVEEALERLKRNGQIYEPMHGKYRITEY, encoded by the coding sequence ATGGTTCAGTTACTTAAGGATGAGAGTTTAGTATCTACTTGGGAGAATTTTTTTGAGGAGAACAGTAGGTCTGATATCGAGACTGTTGCTCTGTCTTATCCTGATAAACGTAGTCTTTTTGTTAATTACTGGGATATTGATAGGTATGATTCTAAGCTTTCTGAGATGATTATCAACCAGCCGTATAAAGCGATTTTTAATGCTGAGGAGGCTCTTAAGAACATTGATGTTGCTGTTGAAAATAAATTGAAACTTCATTTCCGGGTTTTTGATTTACCTGATACTCATAAGATTTTGATTCGTAAGATCCGCTCTCATCATCTTGGTAAATATGCTGCTGTTGAGGGTTTAGTTAAGAAGGTTACTGAGGTTCGTCCTAAGCTTCAGGTTGCTGCTTTTCAGTGTCAGAAATGCGGTGCTATTCTCAGAGTTGAGCAGGAGGAGGATATTTTGAAGGAGCCTTCTGAGTGTTATGAGGATCAGGGTGGCTGTGGTAGGGTTTCTTCTTTTAAGCTTATGACTAGTTTGTCTACTTTTATTGATTCGCAGAAGATTGAGGTGCAGGAGAACCCTGAGGGTCTTCGTGGTGGTGCACAACCAGAGAGAATCAGTGTTTATCTTGAGGATGACCTTGTTGGTGAGATAGCACCTGGTGATCGTATCATTGTTAATGGTATTCTTCATTCTATGCAGAGAAGGCACGGTACGTATCGTCTTACTTCTTTTGATAAAATCATGGATGCACGTAGCATAGAGCGGCAAGAACTAGCTTTTGAGGAAGTTGAGGTTACTGAAGAGGATGAAAAAGAGATCATCAGGGTTAGTAAAGACCCTGCTATTTATGAGAAGATGAGGCAGAGTATGGCACCGACTATTTATGGTATGGACACTGAAAAAGAGGCTTTGGTTCTGCAGCTTTTTGGTGGTTTGTCGAAGAAGATGCCAGATGGTACATACATCAGGGGTGATATTCACACACTGTTGGTTGGCGACCCTGGTACAGCTAAATCACAGTTGCTCTCTTATATGTCTAAACTCGCTCCAAGAAGCATCTACGCATCCGGTAAGGCATCATCTGCCGCTGGTCTTACTGCTGCAGCTGTACGTGATGAGTTTGGTGAAGGACAGTGGACTCTCGAGGCTGGTGCGTTAGTTCTAGCTGATATGGGCATAGCCTGTATTGATGAGATTGATAAGATGGATGAATCTGATAGGAGTGCTCTTCATCAGGCTATGGAACAACAAGAAATCTCTGTTGCCAAAGCTGGTATTAATGCTACGCTTAAATCCCGTTGTGCTCTGCTTGCTGCTGCTAACCCCAAACTCGGGCGTTTTGATGAATATATGCCTATCCATGAGCAGATCAACATGCCACCTGCTTTGTTGTCTCGTTTTGACCTGATTTTTTCAATAATAGATAAACCAAACAAGAAGTTTGATACCGACCTTGCTACGCATGTTTTGCGAACACACAAAGCTGGTGAAGTTAGTGAAAACATCGCGAAATCCAAGAAATCTAAGTACACAAAAAAGGAACAAGAAAACCTGATGGAAAACGTTATGCCTATTTTTGAACCAGATTTCCTAAGGAAATATGTTGCGTACGCAAAAAGAAACGTGTATCCTGTGATGAACGATGAAGCTTTTGAGATACTTAAAAACTACTATGTGGATCTCAGAAGCTCATCTGAGGATTCTGTTCCATTCACGCCTAGGCAACTCGAGGCTTTCGTTAGACTAGCTGAGGCGAGCGCACGTGTTAGACTAAGTGAAGAAATCACGGTTGATGATGCCAGAAGAGCTATATCAATCATAGATAAATACCTGAGGAGAGTTGGCCTGGATAGAGAAACGGGTAAATTTGATATAGACATAATCGCAACAGGTATCAGTCATAGTCAACACGAGAGGATGCGTACCCTTATGGATATAATACAGAAGTTATGTAACGAGTCAAAGGATGGTAACGCAGCTAGGGGAGATATAATTAGAGAAGCAGAGATAATCGGTATCGAGTCAACCAAGGTTGAAGAAGCTCTTGAGAGACTGAAACGTAACGGGCAGATATACGAGCCTATGCACGGTAAATATAGGATTACTGAATATTAG
- a CDS encoding DNA-directed DNA polymerase II small subunit, giving the protein MKEILRSFSEHGTFVQPDALKYIMSKENPGEFSSFIIKNLQEYPLILTVDQIKNIEQQTTKTVEEQPKIQPPVVDSQIEKEVQKKVLSTIYGKGELHIKTLNDENGEEDEEPDDLDQTEASDLEAMPKLISIEKVKGWKPKAAEYESEIEIIKDVTGKSTCEGTTKDFTKLFVDRYHVLRKLLQSQRREMVNVMPISRIKHGVMKEVQIIGIVKDVRTTVNGHRLIEIEDETDTVTCIALKTNHETVQMANEVVFDEIIGVKGHLSKNGDLVIINSIVFPEISIQHEKNKSEVPVFAAFLSDIHIGSKMFMESEWQAFLRWFNGAIGNSRQRDVAGRIKYLVVPGDVVDGIGIYPNQEKELSITDVYRQYEALAEQFKLIPDHISIIMQPGNHDAVRPAEPQPTFEKEIRDLFSGKDIRFVGNPCYFSLNGVEVLSYHGQSLLDFATNIQSLKYNEPIETMKVMLRKHHLAPTYGGYTPLAPEHSDYMIIDRVPDIFVTGHVHVAKFGDYRGVTLINASSWQSQTSYQKMLNFVPDSAKLPIVDLKTGNVTMMDFSKKLE; this is encoded by the coding sequence ATGAAAGAGATTCTTCGGTCGTTCTCTGAGCATGGTACCTTCGTACAACCAGATGCACTAAAATACATTATGTCAAAAGAAAACCCTGGGGAGTTCTCGTCTTTTATCATAAAAAACCTCCAAGAGTATCCTCTTATTTTAACTGTTGATCAGATAAAAAACATAGAGCAGCAGACAACAAAAACTGTTGAGGAACAGCCAAAAATACAGCCACCTGTGGTTGACTCACAGATTGAAAAGGAGGTACAAAAAAAGGTTCTTTCAACCATCTATGGCAAAGGAGAGTTGCATATTAAAACATTGAATGATGAGAACGGCGAGGAAGACGAAGAACCAGATGACTTGGATCAAACAGAGGCATCTGATTTAGAAGCGATGCCTAAGCTTATATCAATTGAAAAAGTTAAAGGCTGGAAACCAAAAGCAGCTGAATACGAATCAGAGATAGAAATAATAAAGGATGTGACCGGTAAAAGTACGTGCGAGGGTACTACAAAAGATTTCACGAAATTGTTTGTCGACCGTTATCATGTTTTGCGTAAACTACTTCAGAGTCAGAGACGGGAAATGGTAAACGTTATGCCAATAAGCAGGATTAAACACGGTGTCATGAAAGAGGTTCAAATAATAGGGATAGTGAAAGATGTTAGAACCACGGTTAATGGTCATAGACTTATAGAAATAGAGGATGAAACCGATACTGTGACTTGTATAGCTCTCAAAACCAACCATGAAACAGTTCAGATGGCTAACGAGGTTGTTTTCGACGAAATCATAGGTGTAAAGGGTCATTTGAGTAAAAACGGTGACCTAGTTATCATAAACAGTATAGTTTTCCCTGAGATAAGTATACAACATGAAAAAAACAAATCAGAAGTACCTGTTTTTGCTGCGTTCCTATCAGACATACATATCGGTAGTAAAATGTTTATGGAAAGCGAATGGCAGGCTTTTCTAAGATGGTTTAATGGTGCAATAGGTAACTCCAGGCAGCGTGACGTAGCTGGTAGAATAAAATACCTAGTGGTACCAGGTGATGTAGTAGATGGTATTGGTATTTACCCTAACCAGGAAAAAGAGTTGTCAATAACTGATGTATACAGACAGTATGAGGCTTTAGCTGAACAGTTCAAACTCATACCAGACCATATATCAATTATTATGCAACCTGGTAACCATGATGCTGTACGCCCTGCGGAGCCACAACCAACTTTTGAAAAAGAGATAAGAGACCTTTTCTCAGGTAAGGACATAAGGTTTGTTGGCAACCCATGTTATTTCTCGTTGAATGGCGTTGAGGTTTTATCCTATCATGGTCAGAGCCTACTTGATTTTGCTACAAACATACAGTCACTTAAATATAATGAGCCTATTGAGACTATGAAGGTTATGTTACGTAAACATCATCTTGCCCCAACATATGGTGGCTATACGCCTCTTGCACCAGAGCATTCAGACTATATGATTATCGATCGTGTACCAGATATTTTTGTTACAGGTCATGTTCATGTAGCAAAGTTTGGTGACTACCGTGGTGTTACACTAATTAATGCTAGTAGCTGGCAGTCGCAGACTAGTTATCAGAAAATGTTGAATTTTGTGCCTGATTCAGCAAAGCTACCAATCGTTGATCTTAAAACAGGTAATGTTACAATGATGGATTTCAGTAAAAAACTGGAATAA